In the genome of Vibrio sp. CB1-14, one region contains:
- a CDS encoding conjugal transfer protein TraG N-terminal domain-containing protein: MELTIYTLGNFDFTSLAFRALQMAFDVDTGEFGVPNAMLGVALVLSFFTGALQGIFDRGFPDFKMLITGYIFWLITFVPRIDVILEHPKTGDVAYYPQMPAAIAIGGSVATGLPYAFLDTLEDLFVSPRQAEGGQLDALRVVTKLEGVGGRSEPYRAIGSGLRTDLSASFDNYINDCYYEDLRMNYPGITQADIGSLYKSSTPLTELKVDATAWFTQVKINTDSFRTVTCQSAYTLIANELSNASTGYYQAILSQLSLTGLSEEEVDNAIIQLGIQSLETRDIVTNNFIAYHHYKNAQLRTEDEGFQYYLADYQEFQAKSKRIVEQSSMRQLWLEMAPALITIMEVFAWFCTPLASFMIVFGGGLKTATGFVKILLLVGLYPVVAALIDFYLDWSIQRHQFQTASLSSGDAFSIGGLNTFYTTASSYVANASMMYTFIPLLAFIMLKGGEYAMVSMANRLGGGGVNAAPLAPQLAPNVASGSFKVGLDSFTRQNGETVRTTSGLSDIGMTNMSGVAGISSSINSSQQALSSAMMSSQQQFSTSYQQALAHVRSSTLSGSSASGERANYSEASQFQHALTRQYAHQNNLSYDEAQKVVAKAGFGARGKGGVFGAESNMTLSKDEKESMQKAIQATNQEMKNSGSDFQVSSVAELRKAFSSNHNDNSAFAKMWQAGESYSESKQRMELNNQTLGATRGMTINAPTNLSAAAYSGGRMEKFLMNNNTTGLSSNDLTRAITERAKYFDGNRDMASAEVWKESVARRQQKFANEPDFDKRIHMLGSMATEFKSLGKEIGEQNLEAMGNNLTLLQSKLVSLPELPAYNDVTNTTGASQVIATEGANVGNAVTSTVNAQSPERTYEEGKQVVAKARATNEAKAKDQHIENATLTKKHSATVNDAVGNGPDQLNHQFIKQTLGSVIQAAHDFIPLSNSGIALEAANNGLRNFGTLSSFAKKALDTGLSNISFDKGEGFIANQGSVWTSPAVNYQNSQARTEFATFAAMSMPGQDGKSMLDHALVSNGNLDDNNIKKINEFQTRVRDLVADNPTFAKEVSGLQTGLYTPEQYRDYISYKAHGRSSMNEENLGNVMHVSSALGDNSTNESASKFVTSKFSEAGQAMHDYFNERPYARVSGETSSGRSQAVQQLEDPSYSVDFSRPIENNSKSQSETAIYNGQNAKLKSLVEHGSIKSEDAELVRQSQSLATNIPPEQLAKVENLAAQHNIQLSNAQRERIYASKETESPQPQQFSGRWVTPTTEKAAPTSTVKQPSSPTSETDTSTASKGEVQQDDKGRLAPTKQVAVDPQYSSDSSPVGRALPDKPTNKVATSLPEVITQHTTGDSAERKVASRSDNTTSASNVIAPPSEANSPASESTTAPNSLAKVDAGKSESAPAASELKGSTNVAGAQALSEPSSTKSVDVSQPQSNSNGAQTFAGVVSQPGSSPSAQNVSSPTPDANSPASESTTVPNSLANVDTGKPAPTGTELKGSTNVASTQAPSEPSEPSEPSEPSEPSEPSEPSSTKSVDVGQPQAGNNGAQTFAGIVSQTGSSSSAPNVNSPAPEAKSPAPESTTAPDSLANVDTVKPEPGPTGTELKGSTNVASTQAVSEFSPTRATEEVQPLPSNVSNEPSSDLIPTSETVAQTTSRSSEETPYISQDIKDLQGSDGAELVTTRNNVDFANQESPSQGVASEALIPAQPIADITVNDAAQETAVRDLEQRGTLTQNQVALVLSSQDSGANITSSDWKEIQFLSDRYGFALTDYQRSNIANEQLPSDDTRSTLSSSEPLSTGNSTLSTTEALISPPSALDGSLDMFDVQGRLDNITFDGTESPLDIDSDVKKS; the protein is encoded by the coding sequence ATGGAACTGACGATTTACACGCTAGGTAACTTTGATTTTACCTCTCTTGCTTTCAGAGCTCTGCAAATGGCTTTCGATGTTGATACGGGTGAATTCGGTGTCCCGAATGCGATGCTCGGTGTTGCACTTGTACTCTCGTTTTTCACTGGTGCACTACAAGGGATCTTTGATAGAGGATTCCCTGACTTCAAAATGCTGATAACAGGCTATATTTTTTGGCTTATTACATTTGTTCCACGAATCGATGTGATTCTAGAGCATCCCAAAACGGGAGATGTCGCGTATTACCCTCAAATGCCTGCTGCTATTGCTATTGGTGGCTCTGTTGCAACAGGATTACCATACGCATTTCTAGATACGCTAGAAGACTTATTTGTATCACCTCGACAAGCGGAGGGCGGTCAACTTGATGCGCTTCGCGTCGTGACAAAGCTCGAGGGCGTGGGTGGTCGGTCTGAACCCTATCGAGCTATCGGGTCCGGTCTTCGTACCGACCTTTCTGCGTCATTTGATAACTACATTAATGATTGCTATTACGAAGATCTGCGGATGAACTATCCTGGAATAACCCAAGCCGATATCGGTAGTTTGTATAAGTCATCTACACCACTTACAGAACTAAAAGTCGATGCCACAGCATGGTTCACGCAAGTAAAAATCAATACCGACAGTTTCCGGACGGTAACTTGCCAAAGCGCATACACCCTAATTGCAAATGAACTTAGCAACGCATCCACTGGTTACTATCAAGCAATTCTTAGTCAGCTTTCACTCACTGGCCTTAGTGAAGAAGAAGTAGACAATGCAATCATTCAACTAGGTATTCAATCTTTAGAAACACGTGACATTGTCACTAATAATTTCATTGCGTACCATCACTACAAGAATGCACAACTGCGTACTGAAGATGAGGGTTTCCAGTACTATCTTGCTGACTATCAAGAGTTTCAAGCAAAGTCTAAACGTATCGTTGAACAATCAAGCATGAGACAACTATGGCTAGAAATGGCTCCTGCTCTGATAACCATAATGGAGGTTTTTGCTTGGTTCTGTACGCCTTTGGCTTCCTTCATGATTGTATTTGGAGGTGGATTAAAAACTGCCACTGGATTTGTCAAAATACTACTGTTGGTGGGGCTCTATCCGGTCGTTGCAGCCCTAATTGATTTCTATTTAGATTGGTCTATCCAAAGGCACCAATTTCAAACGGCATCCTTAAGCTCCGGCGATGCCTTTAGTATTGGTGGACTAAATACCTTCTACACAACAGCTTCGAGTTACGTTGCTAATGCTTCCATGATGTACACCTTCATACCACTACTCGCTTTCATCATGCTTAAAGGAGGCGAGTACGCCATGGTTTCTATGGCCAATCGCCTCGGAGGGGGTGGTGTGAACGCAGCTCCACTTGCGCCGCAATTAGCTCCAAATGTTGCGTCAGGCTCCTTCAAAGTTGGTCTAGATTCGTTTACTCGACAAAACGGTGAAACTGTTCGTACAACATCAGGTCTGAGCGATATTGGTATGACCAACATGAGTGGTGTTGCGGGAATCAGTTCTTCAATCAATAGCAGTCAGCAAGCGTTGAGTAGCGCAATGATGTCGTCCCAACAACAGTTCAGCACCTCATATCAGCAAGCACTTGCGCATGTTCGTTCAAGCACACTAAGCGGGTCTAGCGCAAGTGGGGAACGTGCAAACTACTCTGAAGCAAGTCAATTTCAGCACGCGCTCACTCGACAATATGCTCACCAAAACAATTTGTCCTATGACGAAGCGCAGAAGGTAGTTGCTAAAGCTGGCTTTGGCGCGAGAGGTAAAGGCGGTGTATTTGGTGCAGAATCCAACATGACGCTAAGCAAAGACGAAAAAGAGTCGATGCAAAAAGCAATTCAAGCCACCAATCAGGAGATGAAAAACTCCGGCAGCGACTTCCAAGTATCCAGCGTCGCAGAGCTTAGAAAAGCTTTTTCAAGCAACCACAATGACAACAGTGCGTTTGCGAAGATGTGGCAAGCGGGTGAAAGCTATTCTGAGAGTAAGCAGCGCATGGAGCTTAACAATCAGACGCTTGGTGCTACGAGAGGTATGACAATTAATGCTCCAACCAACTTAAGTGCGGCAGCTTACAGTGGCGGAAGAATGGAAAAGTTCCTAATGAACAATAACACTACTGGTTTATCTTCTAATGATCTGACCCGCGCTATCACTGAGAGAGCGAAGTATTTTGACGGCAACAGAGACATGGCCTCAGCGGAAGTGTGGAAGGAATCAGTCGCAAGAAGACAGCAAAAGTTTGCTAATGAACCAGATTTTGATAAACGAATCCACATGCTTGGATCCATGGCCACAGAATTTAAATCTCTTGGTAAAGAAATTGGTGAGCAAAATCTCGAAGCCATGGGCAACAATTTAACTCTTCTTCAAAGCAAACTGGTCTCTTTGCCTGAGCTACCGGCTTACAATGACGTTACTAACACGACAGGTGCAAGCCAAGTTATTGCAACTGAAGGTGCCAACGTAGGTAACGCTGTCACTAGTACGGTCAATGCTCAGTCTCCAGAACGTACCTATGAAGAAGGCAAGCAAGTTGTCGCAAAAGCTCGTGCTACCAACGAAGCCAAAGCAAAAGATCAGCATATTGAAAACGCCACCCTAACTAAAAAGCACTCTGCGACGGTTAACGACGCAGTTGGAAACGGCCCTGATCAACTGAACCATCAGTTTATCAAGCAAACGCTTGGTTCTGTAATCCAAGCAGCCCATGACTTTATTCCATTGTCCAACTCTGGGATTGCTCTGGAGGCCGCAAATAATGGATTGCGTAATTTCGGTACTCTTTCATCGTTTGCCAAAAAAGCTCTGGATACTGGACTATCGAATATATCTTTTGATAAAGGCGAAGGGTTTATTGCAAACCAGGGTTCCGTTTGGACTTCCCCTGCTGTCAATTATCAGAACTCACAAGCACGAACTGAATTTGCAACGTTCGCGGCTATGTCTATGCCGGGGCAAGACGGAAAGTCGATGCTTGATCATGCACTGGTTAGTAACGGCAACCTTGATGACAATAACATCAAGAAAATTAATGAGTTCCAAACTCGTGTACGCGATTTAGTAGCTGATAATCCGACATTTGCGAAAGAAGTTTCTGGCTTACAAACGGGGCTATACACGCCCGAACAATATAGAGACTACATAAGCTACAAAGCCCATGGTCGCTCTTCGATGAACGAAGAAAACCTAGGCAATGTCATGCATGTTTCAAGCGCTCTTGGTGACAACTCAACAAATGAGTCAGCGTCCAAGTTTGTCACCTCTAAATTTAGCGAGGCAGGACAAGCTATGCATGATTATTTTAACGAAAGACCATATGCCAGAGTATCTGGTGAAACCTCTTCAGGCAGGTCACAAGCAGTGCAGCAACTTGAAGACCCAAGCTATTCTGTCGATTTTTCTCGACCTATCGAAAACAATAGTAAATCTCAATCAGAGACCGCTATCTATAATGGTCAAAACGCTAAACTCAAAAGTCTTGTTGAACATGGTTCAATCAAATCTGAAGATGCTGAACTTGTGCGTCAGTCACAATCTCTGGCTACCAATATCCCTCCAGAGCAGCTAGCTAAAGTAGAGAATTTAGCAGCGCAACATAATATCCAACTAAGTAATGCTCAGCGCGAACGCATCTACGCATCTAAAGAAACAGAGAGTCCTCAACCTCAGCAATTTTCAGGGCGATGGGTGACCCCCACAACTGAAAAGGCCGCACCAACTTCAACTGTAAAACAACCAAGTAGCCCTACCTCTGAGACCGACACTTCTACTGCTAGTAAGGGAGAGGTACAGCAAGACGACAAAGGTAGACTAGCACCTACTAAGCAGGTCGCTGTCGATCCTCAATACTCTAGTGATAGCTCTCCTGTTGGACGAGCACTCCCAGACAAACCAACGAACAAGGTTGCAACGAGTTTACCTGAAGTCATAACCCAACATACTACGGGTGACAGCGCTGAGAGGAAGGTAGCAAGTAGAAGTGATAATACTACTTCAGCATCAAACGTAATCGCTCCACCGTCAGAAGCGAATTCACCTGCATCTGAGTCTACGACGGCACCAAACTCTCTTGCTAAAGTGGATGCGGGTAAATCTGAATCAGCACCTGCTGCTTCAGAGCTGAAAGGCTCTACCAACGTCGCGGGTGCACAAGCACTTAGCGAACCTAGCAGCACAAAATCGGTCGACGTAAGTCAGCCACAATCGAATAGTAACGGTGCACAGACGTTTGCCGGTGTCGTAAGTCAACCTGGATCTTCGCCTTCCGCGCAAAACGTTAGCTCGCCAACGCCCGACGCGAATTCACCTGCATCTGAGTCTACGACAGTACCAAACTCTCTTGCCAATGTGGATACGGGTAAGCCAGCGCCAACTGGTACAGAGCTAAAAGGCTCTACCAACGTCGCGAGCACCCAAGCACCTAGCGAACCTAGCGAACCTAGCGAACCTAGCGAACCTAGCGAACCTAGCGAACCTAGCGAACCTAGCAGCACAAAATCGGTCGACGTAGGTCAACCACAAGCGGGTAACAACGGTGCGCAGACGTTTGCTGGTATCGTAAGTCAAACTGGCTCTTCGTCTTCTGCGCCAAACGTGAACTCACCTGCGCCCGAAGCGAAATCGCCTGCACCTGAATCTACGACAGCACCAGACTCTCTTGCTAATGTGGATACTGTTAAACCAGAGCCAGGACCAACTGGTACAGAGCTAAAAGGCTCTACCAACGTCGCGAGTACCCAAGCAGTCTCGGAGTTCTCGCCAACTAGAGCGACTGAAGAAGTACAGCCACTACCTAGTAACGTAAGCAATGAGCCGAGTTCAGATCTCATACCCACCAGCGAGACAGTTGCTCAAACCACTAGTCGAAGTAGTGAAGAAACTCCGTACATTTCTCAGGACATAAAAGACCTTCAGGGAAGTGACGGGGCGGAACTCGTAACCACTAGAAACAACGTTGACTTTGCAAACCAAGAAAGCCCGAGTCAGGGGGTGGCAAGTGAAGCTCTTATTCCTGCTCAACCGATTGCTGACATAACCGTCAATGATGCTGCACAAGAAACTGCGGTAAGAGATCTAGAGCAACGTGGAACACTTACTCAAAACCAAGTAGCTCTCGTCCTCTCGTCTCAAGATTCAGGCGCCAACATAACGTCATCGGATTGGAAGGAAATCCAATTTTTGTCTGACAGATACGGCTTCGCGTTGACAGATTATCAAAGAAGCAATATTGCCAATGAGCAATTACCGTCTGATGATACAAGGTCTACGTTGTCAAGTTCGGAGCCCTTATCTACAGGAAACTCGACGCTTTCAACAACTGAAGCGTTGATCTCTCCTCCTTCAGCACTTGATGGATCTCTAGATATGTTTGACGTACAAGGAAGACTCGACAACATAACGTTTGATGGCACTGAATCTCCACTGGATATTGATAGCGATGTGAAAAAAAGTTAG
- a CDS encoding conjugal transfer protein TraH: MKLSLLILFCSLSVCSWHTSATPLADLFDAYEVSHGVTSVETQQRRGVVFGSYNMRFKTSTQNLMRFQPPSLAAGCNGIDIQMGAFSMIRDLGGQLQNSMRQIAAGTGSYAFMLAVDSLCAQCSSLMQALKEKLDEWNKFFKDSCQSGQAMARWANDNFGISEKIRNNTWMSAVNEGVSDTGEWFSSLPGKSLATILNDIEPSGSFDPGSSEYFGNIIYVSMDLANVSTIQTTHGWKYEEIMQSLVGAKIFEFSDSSELGSKTISSRFTLKDLAFGREKDFSYIKCVNPSDSKCFEISEQPMPNWVSLAMHVCQIITGAQDDNCEQPSANNLLSAIRTGGRSPNNQITSAQQSLFISSPFNVYEVFRRLALRGYDIKQVNGMVAYLSDEIAYRFAQHLGDELRRDLMATHFTIKNSHLTQAEFIKEAISDIDKQMDSLTSEISTRRESDSAKAARELIRKWSIEMPWIL, translated from the coding sequence ATGAAGCTTTCACTGTTGATTCTTTTTTGTTCTCTTAGTGTCTGTTCTTGGCACACTTCAGCCACACCTCTCGCAGACTTATTCGACGCCTATGAAGTGAGCCATGGCGTTACCAGTGTAGAGACACAACAGCGTCGTGGCGTCGTTTTTGGTTCCTACAATATGCGCTTCAAAACCTCCACCCAGAACTTGATGCGATTTCAACCCCCCTCACTTGCTGCAGGTTGTAATGGAATCGACATTCAGATGGGAGCATTCAGTATGATTCGGGATTTAGGCGGCCAGCTACAAAACTCAATGCGTCAGATTGCCGCGGGTACAGGCTCTTATGCGTTTATGCTAGCTGTAGACAGCTTGTGTGCTCAATGTAGCTCTCTTATGCAAGCACTAAAAGAAAAGCTCGATGAATGGAATAAATTCTTCAAAGACTCATGTCAATCTGGTCAAGCGATGGCGAGGTGGGCTAACGACAACTTTGGCATTTCTGAGAAGATTAGAAACAACACTTGGATGTCCGCAGTTAATGAAGGGGTCTCAGATACAGGTGAGTGGTTTTCCAGTCTGCCCGGCAAAAGTCTAGCGACTATTTTGAATGACATTGAACCATCTGGAAGCTTTGATCCAGGGAGCTCTGAGTACTTTGGCAATATCATCTATGTTTCGATGGATCTCGCAAATGTATCAACCATTCAAACTACCCATGGTTGGAAATACGAAGAAATTATGCAAAGTCTCGTGGGTGCAAAGATCTTTGAATTCTCCGATTCTAGTGAATTGGGCTCTAAGACCATTTCTTCGCGCTTTACGTTAAAAGACTTGGCGTTCGGAAGGGAAAAAGACTTCAGTTATATAAAATGTGTTAACCCAAGTGACTCAAAGTGCTTTGAAATTTCTGAACAACCAATGCCTAACTGGGTCTCACTTGCAATGCATGTTTGCCAAATAATTACAGGTGCTCAGGACGACAATTGTGAGCAACCTAGTGCAAACAACCTCCTTTCTGCTATTCGTACTGGTGGCCGAAGCCCTAACAATCAAATCACCAGTGCACAGCAATCTTTGTTTATCAGCAGTCCGTTCAACGTTTACGAAGTCTTTAGACGTCTTGCTCTTCGAGGTTATGACATTAAACAAGTTAACGGCATGGTGGCTTATCTGTCTGACGAAATCGCTTATCGCTTTGCACAACACCTTGGAGATGAGCTTCGAAGAGATCTCATGGCTACTCATTTCACCATAAAGAACAGCCATCTAACGCAAGCTGAGTTTATCAAAGAGGCGATTTCAGACATCGACAAACAGATGGATAGCTTAACCAGCGAAATATCAACCCGACGCGAATCTGATTCTGCCAAGGCAGCACGTGAACTTATTCGTAAGTGGTCAATAGAAATGCCATGGATTCTCTAG
- the traF gene encoding conjugal transfer protein TraF, which yields MRPIIILAVLLPFQCLSTTGDYISRSDDAPSGWHFYDEDPPKPEKEEPPIQESTTPITSTPMQPSAPAPLSSAWIREQWPKFRDAAIDSPTPENIRRVRLLQRVIMDKSTEFSDAFIQDSINTPLLNESLARPATSFAIGAFNAQQNANRATLLEEIGKKAGLWFFFESDCELCNRQAPLLKHLEYGGLDIQAISIDGPGLVSGLYPNYTFDMGQKHKQLKVARVPALFLVTYDGEFVIPITQGLHTVSEIEELIFQQSKTADLITDTEFNSVAKTQRTNRYQIPNDQIPDAERMATDAAYFNQILLPNE from the coding sequence ATGAGACCAATTATTATTCTTGCAGTACTACTGCCGTTTCAATGTTTATCTACCACTGGGGACTATATTTCGCGCTCTGATGATGCACCGTCTGGGTGGCACTTTTATGATGAGGATCCACCTAAACCGGAAAAAGAAGAGCCTCCTATTCAAGAGAGCACTACACCAATTACTTCAACACCTATGCAACCATCAGCGCCCGCCCCTCTCAGCTCAGCATGGATCCGGGAACAATGGCCTAAGTTTCGCGATGCTGCTATAGATTCCCCAACACCAGAAAACATCCGAAGAGTTCGCCTCCTCCAACGCGTGATCATGGACAAGTCGACGGAATTTAGCGATGCGTTCATCCAAGACTCTATCAACACCCCTCTTCTCAATGAATCGCTCGCACGGCCTGCTACAAGCTTTGCTATTGGTGCATTTAATGCCCAACAGAATGCAAATAGAGCTACCCTACTAGAAGAAATCGGCAAAAAGGCAGGCTTATGGTTCTTTTTTGAAAGTGACTGTGAACTTTGCAACAGACAAGCACCGCTGCTAAAACATCTTGAGTATGGTGGACTTGATATTCAAGCAATAAGTATTGATGGACCTGGCTTAGTCTCAGGACTATATCCAAACTATACGTTTGATATGGGACAAAAGCATAAGCAATTAAAGGTGGCACGTGTTCCCGCTCTGTTCTTAGTCACCTATGACGGTGAGTTTGTCATCCCAATCACTCAGGGGCTACACACTGTAAGTGAAATCGAAGAGCTAATTTTTCAACAATCTAAAACGGCAGACTTGATAACGGATACTGAGTTCAACAGTGTTGCCAAGACCCAAAGAACTAACCGCTATCAGATCCCAAACGACCAAATTCCAGATGCCGAACGAATGGCTACAGATGCGGCGTACTTCAATCAGATTTTACTACCCAACGAATAA
- the mobH gene encoding MobH family relaxase gives MLTYVWEKLKLSAKGLDLVRLELQNSMSAAIIDEQRKHIAQMQQQLRELIEYPPTPSGVPIVSRSDIAYVYRAILRETWLASGMTPESTVQGKITFETTYLAVIRRMIGFYHLLPASEYNHHREVGGLLRHSLEVGLMSLRASKFTKPNPIGFQDIERERIPRWQFAAWLVGIIHDAGKIIADMEVISHKPEGLVWQPQVEDIFEWAERESIRRYTVHWRAGRVHQEHDNLSVMLLDKLLTDDLRRWLYTSNDNLSLPLINCLRHYKQRDGYLEICLRAADNRSAEADMRTQWHRAFGKRRIGVETSIVLAMRDLYKRSWHKGMGKEHARVFMIDGSVYLDADKAIKEIIAYVNKSLNNALPIVPQGVINIMYDGGMLRRLHPYSQTCELRFTKPNKETVFKYNLVQLNWNGALFDSNVFPEDMTNATLTLSKLGELVKIDEAGRLEYFPSNIAEVENFFNGHDVPEFIAFSEKALNNMKGQKPAAPSDGKAIESAGKQEQSAKESPPGTDKPAQAVTQNAANTSPKSKKSTSKKAQSQRALTNACSSQSKAAKSGNPSNGASSSKSQRAKQGRTGFAPSPSSKVAQALGSFNDKAGFDGRDVHREVPDHRLQDVVVQDSESGRAVKEMGIDKRPNVKDGMPANVQAYQNQVQMRMDSVRHNPTAIFLAYLLSRGVLANYWPKDRDWIRPEKHKGLLYVRVGWLTELLNIHNQSATKELDLFAVVKQSDYCQAVKEKTLGDGENGYVQVLLDVFALAATVVAVPSTELYNMAMKVDIRGARFADPKPLDDKYQPLSIVSASFAKALLESEEAKRIGLSKEALHVI, from the coding sequence ATGCTTACTTACGTTTGGGAGAAACTCAAGTTAAGCGCCAAAGGGCTCGACCTCGTGCGCCTTGAGTTACAAAACTCAATGAGCGCGGCCATCATTGATGAGCAGCGCAAACACATTGCTCAGATGCAGCAACAACTGCGCGAACTCATTGAGTATCCCCCAACACCAAGCGGCGTGCCAATCGTCAGTCGTTCTGATATTGCCTATGTGTACCGCGCCATTCTTCGAGAGACCTGGCTCGCTTCTGGGATGACCCCGGAAAGTACTGTACAAGGCAAGATCACCTTTGAAACCACTTACCTTGCGGTTATCAGGCGCATGATTGGTTTTTACCATCTGCTCCCTGCGTCTGAGTACAACCATCACCGTGAAGTTGGGGGACTACTGCGTCATTCGCTGGAAGTGGGCTTGATGTCGCTACGCGCGTCAAAGTTTACCAAGCCCAACCCAATTGGCTTTCAAGATATCGAGCGCGAGCGGATCCCGCGCTGGCAGTTTGCTGCTTGGCTTGTCGGTATTATTCACGATGCCGGGAAAATCATCGCTGACATGGAAGTGATCTCTCATAAGCCAGAAGGCCTGGTGTGGCAGCCCCAGGTTGAAGATATTTTTGAGTGGGCGGAGCGCGAGTCCATCCGCCGCTACACTGTCCATTGGCGCGCTGGTCGCGTTCACCAGGAGCATGACAATCTTTCAGTGATGCTGCTTGATAAGTTACTCACTGACGATTTGCGTCGCTGGTTATACACTTCTAATGACAACTTGTCTCTACCGCTTATCAATTGCCTGCGCCACTACAAACAGAGAGACGGCTACCTCGAAATTTGCCTTCGCGCCGCTGATAATCGCTCCGCTGAAGCGGACATGCGAACCCAATGGCACCGTGCTTTCGGTAAACGACGCATCGGCGTGGAAACCTCGATTGTTCTTGCGATGCGCGATCTCTACAAGCGAAGCTGGCATAAAGGCATGGGCAAAGAGCATGCGCGTGTGTTCATGATTGATGGAAGTGTCTATCTGGATGCTGATAAGGCGATTAAAGAGATCATCGCTTATGTAAATAAGAGCCTGAATAACGCCCTACCTATCGTTCCTCAAGGGGTGATCAACATTATGTACGATGGCGGTATGCTCCGTCGTCTTCACCCATACTCTCAGACCTGTGAGCTCCGCTTTACCAAACCAAACAAAGAAACTGTATTCAAATACAACCTGGTGCAGCTCAACTGGAATGGCGCCTTGTTCGATAGCAACGTGTTCCCAGAGGATATGACCAATGCGACACTCACGCTCTCTAAGTTGGGTGAGCTGGTCAAAATTGACGAGGCCGGCCGTCTTGAATACTTCCCATCAAACATAGCCGAGGTGGAGAACTTCTTTAACGGCCATGATGTACCTGAGTTCATCGCATTCTCCGAAAAAGCGTTAAACAACATGAAAGGGCAAAAACCGGCAGCCCCGAGTGATGGCAAAGCAATCGAGAGCGCTGGCAAGCAGGAGCAGAGTGCCAAAGAGTCGCCCCCTGGGACAGATAAGCCAGCACAAGCGGTGACGCAAAACGCGGCCAATACTTCGCCTAAGTCCAAGAAATCCACTTCGAAAAAGGCGCAATCTCAAAGAGCGCTTACCAATGCGTGCAGTTCCCAGTCTAAAGCAGCCAAAAGTGGTAATCCCTCAAATGGCGCCTCATCGTCGAAATCGCAGCGTGCTAAGCAAGGCCGTACAGGGTTCGCACCTTCACCGAGCAGTAAGGTCGCGCAGGCGCTCGGTTCATTCAATGACAAAGCTGGGTTTGATGGACGCGATGTGCATCGTGAAGTACCTGATCATCGTTTGCAAGACGTGGTGGTACAAGACAGTGAGTCGGGGCGTGCAGTGAAAGAGATGGGCATCGATAAGCGTCCGAATGTGAAAGATGGCATGCCTGCGAATGTTCAGGCTTATCAAAATCAGGTTCAAATGCGAATGGACTCAGTCAGACACAATCCTACCGCTATTTTTCTTGCCTACTTACTCTCTCGAGGAGTGCTTGCCAATTACTGGCCAAAGGACAGAGATTGGATCCGCCCAGAAAAGCACAAGGGTTTGCTTTATGTCCGTGTCGGTTGGCTGACCGAGCTTCTCAACATACACAACCAAAGCGCCACGAAAGAACTTGACTTATTCGCTGTGGTTAAACAAAGCGACTACTGCCAAGCGGTCAAAGAGAAAACACTCGGAGACGGTGAGAACGGTTATGTGCAGGTGCTGCTGGATGTGTTTGCCTTGGCAGCGACCGTCGTCGCGGTGCCATCCACCGAGCTTTACAACATGGCGATGAAGGTCGACATACGAGGGGCACGATTTGCCGATCCAAAACCACTCGATGATAAGTATCAGC